The following proteins are encoded in a genomic region of Neovison vison isolate M4711 chromosome 12, ASM_NN_V1, whole genome shotgun sequence:
- the MANSC1 gene encoding MANSC domain-containing protein 1 — MFFRDKWSLTYTCVIICFLTLRLSTSQNCPTKSLEDVVIDIQSSLSKGIRGNEPIHTLTQEDCINSCCSTKNITGDKACNLMIFDTRKTARQPNCYLFFCPSEEACPLKPAKGLMSYRIIRDFPALARTNSPSPALTQEDSLIYGQSSRGITPTPTGYSKPTDSFWRDAFSQKFGSSDHSEKLFKIGQASTPFPVYKEKGHSPSSHFSSEQKIARLLPEHVTMLPTMMTVASQRITSTPQKPALPPTTNAPVIPSVTSEPEMATSAPALTPGKLQPPTTLLSTVLTHAVVIPKASITTAAVSNAISEAPIDWKSPAETVPFQEISSLTSNTEDAQSNPITLSLSTVDSSAAMLLLSDVVSSAPNKTASQENEKARPGGSSLNSIPESQHGLPFEKWLLIGTLLFGVLFLAIGLVLLGRMFSESLHRRRYSRLDYLINGIYVDI, encoded by the exons atgttctttaggGACAAATGGAGCTTGACTTACACTTGTGTAATAATTTGTTTCCTGACACTAAGGCTGTCCACCAGTCAGAACTGCCCTACTAAGAGTCTAGAAGATGTTGTCATTGACATCCAGTCATCTCTTTCTAAGGGAATTAGAGGCAATGAACCCATACATACATTAACTCAGGAAGACTGCATTAATTCTTGCTGTTCAACAAAAAACATAACAG GAGACAAAGCATGTAACTTGATGATCTTCGACACTCGAAAAACAGCTAGACAACCCAACTGCTACCTCTTTTTCTGTCCCAGCGAGGAAGCTTGTCCGCTGAAACCAGCAAAGGGACTTATGAGTTACAGGATAATTAGAG attttccagCTTTGGCCAGAACAAACTCACCAAGCCCAGCGTTAACTCAAGAAGATTCTCTTATCTATGGCCAGTCTTCACGGGGAATCACACCCACCCCTACAGGGTATTCAAAGCCCACGGATAGTTTCTGGAGAGATGCATTTTCTCAGAAGTTTGGATCCTCAGATCACTCGGAAAAACTATTCAAGATTGGTCAGGCAAGTACACCGTTCCCTGTTTATAAAGAAAAAGGCCATTCACCGAGTTCACATTTTTCCTCAGAGCAAAAAATAGCTCGTCTCCTACCTGAACATGTGACAATGCTCCCTACGATGATGACCGTTGCTTCTCAGCGTATCACCTCTACCCCCCAAAAGCCTGCATTGCCCCCTACCACCAATGCTCCCGTGATACCTTCTGTGACTTCTGAACCAGAGATGGCCACCTCAGCTCCAGCCCTAACCCCGGGCAAGTTGCAGCCCCCCACAACCCTCTTGTCTACCGTTTTGACCCATGCTGTGGTTATACCCAAAGCTAGCATAACTACAGCAGCCGTTTCAAATGCCATCTCTGAGGCGCCCATAGACTGGAAAAGCCCCGCAGAAACGGTCCCCTTTCAAGAAATTTCCAGCCTCACTTCAAACACAGAGGATGCCCAGAGTAACCCCATTACACTTTCTCTGTCAACTGTGGATTCATCTGCAGCTATGCTGCTTTTGTCAGATGTGGTTTCTTCTGCTCCAAATAAAACTGCTTCCCAGGAAAATGAGAAGGCCAGACCCGGTGGTTCCTCCCTGAACAGTATTCCAGAAAGTCAACACGGCCTTCCATTTGAAAAATGGCTCCTCATCGGAACCCTGCTCTTTGGGGTTCTGTTCCTAGCCATAGGCCTTGTCCTTTTGGGTAGAATGTTCTCAGAATCCCTCCACAGGAGACGTTATTCGAGACTGGATTATTTGATCAATGGGATCTATGTTGACATCTAA